The window CGCGATCTCGGCGCGGCTCAGCAGCGCGTCCACATCGACGGCGTGTTCGGGCCAGCAGGCGATGCCGATGCTGGCGCTGAGATCGACCGTCTGGTCGTCGTAGGTGAGCGGGATCTCGAACGAACGCACGATGCGCTGGGCCACGGCCATGGCCGCCGCGGCGCCGGCTGTGGGCAGCAGCACCGCGAATTCGTCGCCGCCCAGGCGCGCCACCACTGCCGCTTCCTGGTGTTCGACCTGTATCAGCAGGCGTTCGGCCACGGCCTTGAGCAGCCGGTCGCCGAGGGCGTAGCCGAGCACGTCGTTCACGTGTTTGAAGCGGTCCAGGTTCAGCGTGACCACGGCCAGCGGGCTGCGCTGGGCGAGATTGACTTCCTGCCGCGTGGCGATCGCTTCCTTCACCGCATCGCGAAAACGCACGCGGTTCGGCAACCGGGTGAGCCGGTCCCAGTAGGCGAGTTGCTGGATTTCGTTCTGGCTGATGGCGATGTTCATGCGCATGCGGTCGAACGCATTGGCCAGGTCGCCGATCTCGTCGCGCCGCGCCATGTGTTCCATGCGCTGGTCGTAGTGGCCTTCGCCCAGCCTTTCCGCGGCCTCGACCAGGGAGCGCAGCGGCGTGGTCACGCGACGGGCGGTCCAGGCGCTGCCCAGGCCGAACAACAGCAGGCCCAGGCCGGTGATCACCAGCAGCGTCAGCTGCAACTGGTTGAATGGCCCGACCGCCTGTTCCAGAGAATGCAGCAGCAACAGGTCGAGTTCACCGCCGATGACGCTCAGGCTCAGGTGGCGGATGATCAGCGTGTCGCCTTGGCTCCTGAATTCGGTCACACCGAGTCCAGCCTTCAGGAGATCGCGCAGGTTTTCGGGCGGCAGCGTGTTCATCACGATGCTGGCCGGCCCGGCCGAGTCGACTGCCTGCAGCGCCATGCGCGCGCCCGAGAGCTGGTAGAGGTTGTCGACCAGCGCCTGTTCGGTGGGAAAGCCCATCAGGATCCAGCCGATGAGCACCGGCGCACGCATCGGCACCATGACGAACAGGTAGGGCCGGCCGCCGATCACCGCTAGCTGGCTGCCGGTGTCCTTGTTCTGCAGCGGCGTGGCGATCTGCCGCAGCAGGGCGGCGTCCAGCGTGGTTTCGCCATCGTTGACCGCGAGCGGCTTCAGGCTGGTGTCGAGGAAGGCCGCGACCTTGGCTCCGGTGCGGTCTCCGTGGTTGTCCAGTGCCGACTTGATGGTTTCCGTGTCGTGCGAGTTCACGGCTGCGCGAAATCCGAAATCGGTGGACAGCACCGCCGCGCCTTGGGACAGGCGCTGTGTCCGTTGATCGACCAGGCTCCTGAAGATGCGCTCGGCGATGGCCAGTTCACGCGCGACCTGGTTGCGCGCGTTGCGTTCGATGCTGGCATGGACCACCAGCAGGCTGGTCGCCTGCACCACCAGCAGCAGCGCGAGCGAGAGGATCACGATGCGCGTCGAAAGACGCCAGTCAGCGAAGGCCGGCCACCATTTCATTCATGGATCCAGTCCGGGCTACGGCGGGCGATGTGCATGAGGCGGGGTGGAAAGGGAAGACGTAACTTTTTGTGAATCTACCTGATGGCGGGGATTCGACCCAGAATAATCGGGCGGGCTCGAAGAATGAGCCGGCGACCGTGAAATATGGCCGCGTGCGTGTTGTCAAACCGTCAAAGCTCGACACGCAGGTAATGCGCACCGGGAATCGGGTTGTGGTAGTAGGGGGCGATGCTGGTGAAGCCCAGGTCTTCATACAGCGCACGTGCGGCTTCCATGTCGTCCAGGGTGTCGAGCAGCACGCAGTGGTAACCCGCGGCGCGCGCGGCGTCCAGCGTGGCTTCGACCAGTTGGCGGCCCAGGCCGAAGCCGCGGAAGGCCTTGCGCACGTAGAGGCGCTTCATTTCGCTGGCGTTGGGGTAGTCCACGTCGTCGACCGGGCGCAGCGCGCAGCAGCCTGCGATTTCGCCATCGACCAGGGCCAGCAACAGGCTGCCGCCCGGGGCCGCATAGTCGCCCGGCAAACTCGCGAGTTCCTCGTCGAACGCCTGAAAGCACAGGTCCACCCCGAGCTGGTCGGCATATTCCCGGAAGATGGCGCGCGCGGCATCGATTTCTTCGGGTTCGACGGGCGTGCGCAGCGCGATCGTGGGTGTGTTCAAGGCTGGGATGAAGGCGAAGTCACGGATTCAGTTTAGCGGCTCGACGCGACCCGCACCACCAGGGGTGGCGCTCAGGGTGTTTCAGGGTGTACCCAGGCCCACCAGCCAGGTCACAACCGCCACGCAGACGGCGAACAGGAGCGCCGCGGCGATGCGCGAGACGGCGTCGTCGCGCGAGGACGGCAGATCGTGCGGCAGGTGTTTGTCGCCGTGGATCATCGATGCCACCAGGTTGTGCCGGCGCCAGGCGTAGAACAGGATCGCCGCCGTGTGCAGCGCGACCAGGCCGATCACGATCCACTGGCCCACCTGGGTGTGGTACCAACTGGCTTTCTCCACGGTTTCGCTCGCCACGAAACGGGTCAACGGCCCGGCGGCGGAAATCTCGTCGTCGCTCATCAACCCCGAGGCCACCTGGACCAGCAATGCCGCGAGCAGCGCGAACACCGAAACCGCACCCAGCGGCGTATGGCCCACGGAATGCGCGGGATCACCGCGACCGCGCAGGTAGCGCAGCAGCGTGGCCGGCGAATAGATGAACGCGGAAAACCGCGACCAGCGACCGCCGATCAAGCCCCATACCAGCCGAAACAACAGCAGGCTCAGGACGGTGTAGCCCAGGCGCAGGTGCCAGACCATGGCGTTGCCGCCGACG of the Rhodoferax koreense genome contains:
- a CDS encoding putative bifunctional diguanylate cyclase/phosphodiesterase — its product is MKWWPAFADWRLSTRIVILSLALLLVVQATSLLVVHASIERNARNQVARELAIAERIFRSLVDQRTQRLSQGAAVLSTDFGFRAAVNSHDTETIKSALDNHGDRTGAKVAAFLDTSLKPLAVNDGETTLDAALLRQIATPLQNKDTGSQLAVIGGRPYLFVMVPMRAPVLIGWILMGFPTEQALVDNLYQLSGARMALQAVDSAGPASIVMNTLPPENLRDLLKAGLGVTEFRSQGDTLIIRHLSLSVIGGELDLLLLHSLEQAVGPFNQLQLTLLVITGLGLLLFGLGSAWTARRVTTPLRSLVEAAERLGEGHYDQRMEHMARRDEIGDLANAFDRMRMNIAISQNEIQQLAYWDRLTRLPNRVRFRDAVKEAIATRQEVNLAQRSPLAVVTLNLDRFKHVNDVLGYALGDRLLKAVAERLLIQVEHQEAAVVARLGGDEFAVLLPTAGAAAAMAVAQRIVRSFEIPLTYDDQTVDLSASIGIACWPEHAVDVDALLSRAEIAMYTAKRNTTVTQLYDAALDSSSTQTLSLLSELRHAVQNHELRVFLQPKISLKTGEVVAAEALVRWQHPTRGLIPPMAFIPFAEQTGFIRQITLWVFDEVARQWDSLQPAAPRGQPLRVAINLSTRDLMDPDFPAKLAVLLATHGASSASFCLEITESAIMDDPLRAETTLNQLSELGFKLSIDDFGTGYSSLAYLKRLPVDELKIDKSFVMGMGNDPDDGKIVRSTIDLAHNLGLNVVAEGVETAAAWELLRELSCDEAQGYHMGKPMPVAEFPAWRERWLQRYETENLS
- a CDS encoding GNAT family N-acetyltransferase; translation: MNTPTIALRTPVEPEEIDAARAIFREYADQLGVDLCFQAFDEELASLPGDYAAPGGSLLLALVDGEIAGCCALRPVDDVDYPNASEMKRLYVRKAFRGFGLGRQLVEATLDAARAAGYHCVLLDTLDDMEAARALYEDLGFTSIAPYYHNPIPGAHYLRVEL
- a CDS encoding cytochrome b/b6 domain-containing protein; amino-acid sequence: MANVVRVWDLPTRLFHWALALSVVALVVTAYVGGNAMVWHLRLGYTVLSLLLFRLVWGLIGGRWSRFSAFIYSPATLLRYLRGRGDPAHSVGHTPLGAVSVFALLAALLVQVASGLMSDDEISAAGPLTRFVASETVEKASWYHTQVGQWIVIGLVALHTAAILFYAWRRHNLVASMIHGDKHLPHDLPSSRDDAVSRIAAALLFAVCVAVVTWLVGLGTP